AAGGCATTAACATACCTTTACGAAATTTCTAGCTGTGGATTGGAGCAAATGGCGGAGACTCCAGCACCGTCCCGCGGAGAGCGAAGCCATTTGCGGAAAGGAACAGCGGAGCATAACCAAGCAACGAAATAGAACCGGACGGGTTTCACCGATTTTTCAATTAAGAAAATTATCTCGTGTTGCGAAATACTCTTTACATATCCAGTAAACTACTAGTATATTTATAAATAATTCAATTTACTAGTATAGGAGAAATGCACAGTGGCTACTACCATCGCAGCTAGAAAACCTTCTTCTTTTCGAAATGGATTGCAAGCTGGAGTCAGCATCGCAATCGGATACATACCAATTGCCATTACATTCGGCCTTTTGGCAAAATCAGCGGGCTTGACGGTCTCTGAAACCGTGCTAATGAGCTTGCTCGTTTTTGCCGGAGCGGCTCAATATATGTCTCTTAACATGATTGTGCTTGGATCGGGAGTATTTGAAATTGTCATGACCACATTTATTTTAAACATCCGTCACTTTCTGATGAGCGCTTCCCTTAATGAGAAGGTGGAAGAGAAAAGCCTCTGGAAAAAATCGCTTTTCTCATTTGGTATTACAGATGAAACCTTTTCTGTCTCCGCTACAAAAGAGGGCACCATACAGACAGGGTATATGTTCGGAGTAATCTTAATCGCCTATTCCAGCTGGGTGGTAAGCTCAGGGGTCGGTCATGTCATCGGGAGCAGTTTACCTTCATCCCTTCAAGAAAGCATGGCAGTTGCCCTTTATGCCATGTTTGTTGGCTTATTGATGCCTTCTTTAAAAAAACACCGTAAAGTGGTGTTGCTTGCAGGCGCTGCGGCTATTCTTAACTCTGTATTTTCTTTGGTAATTGGTATAGCGGCTGGATGGTCCATCGTCCTTGCGACCATTACGAGTGCTGTTGGGATAGAAATTTTATACTCAAAATGGTCAAAGGAGGAGAATGCAGATGAATAGTACCATCCTCATTATGATTGTCGGCATGGCTGTAGTCACCTATCTTCCAAGACTAATACCGTTTGTCATGTTTCAAGGAAAGGAACTGCCGCCATTTGTACAGGCAGTATTGAAGAATGTTCCCTATGCAACCCTAGGGGCCCTGATTGTTCCTGGAATTTTTCTGATCAATGAAGATATCATGTATGGCGTTATTGGCGCAACAGTGGCATTTATTGTCGCTTATTTCGGTGCAAACGTCATTCTGGTTGTAATCAGCTCCATTGTAGCTTTGAGTGTGTATTCTTGGCTGGTTGGTTAATAAGGAATAAAGTAAGTAGGCTTTTCTTTCTGATAGCCTGCTTATTTTTTATATGGTGGCATAGAATATAATAGGGGTTGTTTAGGACGAGGAGGTGCGAAAATGTGAAAAAGACGGTTTCTTTATTGTTGGTTGGCTATATTCTCTATGCTTTAGCAGTGACGTTTTACATATGGGTGGGAGCAGATACATCTCTTCCAGCTGACCTTGCAGGGACGAAAGCGGACCCGGCAACTTTTTTAAGTAACAAGGAACTGATGATTACAGAAGAGTATTCTAAAATACGAAATACCATATACTTTTTGACTCTTCCAGTGGAATGGATTTTTTATTTCCTTCTTCTTGTTTTAGGTGGGGCAAGGGCCATTCAAGGATGGGCGGAGAAAGTCTCAAAATATAAAACACTTCAGACAGGAATTTATCTTTTTTGGCTAACCTTATTTAGCACGGTTATTCATTATCCACTAAGTTATTTGCGCTATTCTCTTTCAAAAGATTATGGCATTACAGTTCAGCCTTTCTCCGGCTGGATGCGCGATCAGGTTGTTGGATTTTGGGAAGGAATCCTCATCATGTGGATAGTGGTCCTTCTTCTGTATGTGCTTATCCGTAAATTTCCCAAATGGTGGTGGGCAGTTGCTTGGGGTTGTTTCATTCCACTTGTATTTTTTATGATGTATATCCAGCCGGTTGTTATAGATCCTTTATATAATGATTTTATTGACCTACAAGATAAGCAGTTAGAAGCAAAAATCTTGGAATTGGCTGACGAAGCGGATATTCCTGCCGATAGGGTATATGAAGTAAATATGGCGAAAAAAACGAATAGCATCAATGCGTATGTTACGGGAGTTGGTGGTAACTCACGTATTGTGTTATGGGATACATTATTGACTCGACTTCAGGAAGAGGAGATTCTGTTTATCATGGCACATGAGATGGGTCACTATGATATGAATCATATCGTTATGGGTATCACAGGATACATTGTGTTTTCTTTCTTTGCTTTTTACTTGATTTATCTGACTGCAGGCAAGTTGATAGACAGGTTCGGCCAGAGGTGGAAAATCAATAGCTTGAACCAACTTTCCTCCTTACCACTATTGTTGTTGCTGGTGTCTTTGCTGCTATTTCTTGCAAGTCCGGTAACAAATGCTGTATCCCGATATCAAGAACACAAGGCTGACGTGTATGCCATCGAACTGACGGGTGAGACAGAACCAGCTATAGAAGCCTTTCAGGAGATTACAAGATCTAGTTTAAGTGAAGTGAACCCTCCAGCCTTAGTGAAATTTTTTCGATATACCCACCCTCCAATGGTGGACAGAATCGCCCATTTGGAGCGGTATGTTAAAGAAGAGTGAGCAACGTGCAAGTGTGCGTTGCTTCTTTTTTTGAAAGGTAGGAAGCAGATGTTACCGTTGATTTCCGTTCCAGGCGCTTCGCTTGCCTGCGGGCGGTCCGTCCGTGTGCCTCCTCAGGCTTGCGCCTCCGGGGTCTCACCTGTCCCTTCCTCCCGCGAGCGTCTGCGCGCCTTCCACTTCAATCAACAAGGTGACTTCATTCATTAAAGGGTTTATGAAATGCAATCCAACTGTCTTGTGTTACTGAATAAGCAATTACATATCGTTTATGTAT
This window of the Sutcliffiella horikoshii genome carries:
- a CDS encoding AzlD domain-containing protein, which produces MNSTILIMIVGMAVVTYLPRLIPFVMFQGKELPPFVQAVLKNVPYATLGALIVPGIFLINEDIMYGVIGATVAFIVAYFGANVILVVISSIVALSVYSWLVG
- a CDS encoding M48 family metallopeptidase, with the translated sequence MKKTVSLLLVGYILYALAVTFYIWVGADTSLPADLAGTKADPATFLSNKELMITEEYSKIRNTIYFLTLPVEWIFYFLLLVLGGARAIQGWAEKVSKYKTLQTGIYLFWLTLFSTVIHYPLSYLRYSLSKDYGITVQPFSGWMRDQVVGFWEGILIMWIVVLLLYVLIRKFPKWWWAVAWGCFIPLVFFMMYIQPVVIDPLYNDFIDLQDKQLEAKILELADEADIPADRVYEVNMAKKTNSINAYVTGVGGNSRIVLWDTLLTRLQEEEILFIMAHEMGHYDMNHIVMGITGYIVFSFFAFYLIYLTAGKLIDRFGQRWKINSLNQLSSLPLLLLLVSLLLFLASPVTNAVSRYQEHKADVYAIELTGETEPAIEAFQEITRSSLSEVNPPALVKFFRYTHPPMVDRIAHLERYVKEE
- a CDS encoding AzlC family ABC transporter permease; the encoded protein is MATTIAARKPSSFRNGLQAGVSIAIGYIPIAITFGLLAKSAGLTVSETVLMSLLVFAGAAQYMSLNMIVLGSGVFEIVMTTFILNIRHFLMSASLNEKVEEKSLWKKSLFSFGITDETFSVSATKEGTIQTGYMFGVILIAYSSWVVSSGVGHVIGSSLPSSLQESMAVALYAMFVGLLMPSLKKHRKVVLLAGAAAILNSVFSLVIGIAAGWSIVLATITSAVGIEILYSKWSKEENADE